A segment of the Agrobacterium tumefaciens genome:
AGCGCATGACCGGCTGGGCACATCGTTCGACAATGGGGCAATGAGGCCACGAAAGATCAAAGAAAAAGGCCGGAGCGATCCGGCCTTTTTTGCATTTAGGGTTATCAGTATCATGCCGTCTGTGCGTTGATTTCCGCTTTCCAGACATTGAACGCCAGCTTCATAGCCTTGGTCACGTCACGTGTGGTGGTGAAGAAGTTCTCGCTCCGTACCCAGTAACGCAATTTCAGCGTTGCGCCGTCTGCATTGATGGAATCCACGAAGACCACCGGTGCCGGGTCGAGCAGCACACGGCTTTCGGAGCGCACGACCTTCATCAGCATGTCCTGCGCGTCTGCGAGATCCTCGTCATTTTTTACCGTCAGGCTAAGTTCGTGGCGACGGGAGGGGAAACGGCTGTAGTTGGTGATCGGCACGTTCCAGAGCGTCGAATTCGGCGCCAGACGGTAGAGACCTTCGCTGGTCTTCAGTTCTGTCGCAAACAGACCGATCTCGATGATCGTGCCATTGACCGTCGACGTTTCGATATATTCGCCGACCCGGAATGGACGCAGCACCAGCAGCATGATGCCGGCTGCAATGTTCTGCAGCGTGCCCTGAAGCGCGAGACCGATGGCAAGACCGGCAGCACCAAGTGCCGCCAGAATGGAAGCTGTCTGCACGCCAAACTGGCCAAGCACCATGACGATAACGAGAACGAGAATGACGTAGCGAATGGCTCCGGCAAAGAAGCCAGCCAGCGTGGCATCAAATCCGCGAATGCGGGAAAGGCCCTGAAACGCCCAGCGTTGCAGGAACGTCGCGGCCAGCCAGCCGACGATGAGCAGCAGAAGCGCGCCGACCACAGAGAAGGAGTATTGAACGGCCATCGCGCTCGCCTGTCGCAACGCTGCCTGCGATGCGACGATGATATCCGTTGCCTGTTGTTCCATAAGGTGTCCCGTGATTTTTATTGCAGTTCAGGTTTGGTAACGAACGGGCGCCGCGAGGGTTCCGAAAAATGCGGCCCGTTAATCCACAAGCGGCAGTACGAAAGGCACATTGCCATCCGTATCGGCGCCGCGCCCGATTGCCTTGATCGCCGCAACCAGCCTGCCGTCGCGCCCAAGCAGTCGGTCGCCGATTTCGATGATCCGCGCGTTCGGCGTCGCGTAAGGCGAGGCGGCGCGCAGGCGTGCGGCAAGTGCTTTTTCGTCCTGATCGGGGAAGAGGCTGAGTGCGGCAATAACGGCCGCCGCAGGTGAGCGTGACACGCCCATCCAGCAGTGGACGAGTAGCGGTGCCGACTGGTCCCACCCGGCTGCGAAATCGATAAGCCGTTGGATATGCGCGTCATCTGGCGCGACGAGATCGCCGGTTCCCTTGAAGGTAATGTCGTTCATGGCAAGCGTCAGATGCCGCTCGGCTGAAATGACGGCCGGCCGATGGAACGATTGCTCCTTGGCAATCAATGTCACCATTTCGCGAGACTTGTGCCTCACCGCCATTTCGGCAATGCGCGACAGGGGAGATACGACAATGGCCGTCATGCAGCACCGCTCTTATGCGTGTTGCGCAGCGCTTCGATTGTTTCGAAACGCTCGACGAACAGACGCTGCGCCTCGATTGCCGGCAGTGGAACGATGTCGAGCATGTCACGCGTCAAACCGCGTGGCGTGCCGAAGAATTTTTGCGCCTCGGGAATGGAAAATCCAGCCAGTTCTGTCGCCTCGAAATAGGCGGCAGCCGTGTCCGCTTTCTTGATCAGATCCTTGAGATCACGGGTGGGGTGTGGCGGCAGGCCAAAGCGCAGATGAATGGCGGCCTCCAGCCTTTTTTCGACGCTCTTGTAACCACCGCCGACGACCGATTTGAAAGGAGAGATCATGTCGCCGATCACATATTCGGGGGCATCGTGCAAAAGCGCCATCTGCATGTCTTCGGGCGTCGCATCCGTGCACATCAGGCAAAAGATCGCTTCAACGACCAGGCAATGCTGCGCCACCGAAAAGGCATGATCGCCCTTCGTCTGACCGTTCCAGCGTGCGACGCGGGCAAGCCCATGGGCAATGTCGGCAATTTCGACATCGAGAGGAGAGGGATCGAGCAGATCGAGGCGTCTGCCGGACAGCATCCGTTGCCAGGCGCGCGGGCTTTTCGCAGGCGCCACCGTCAGTCCTCCGCGCCAGCGGCGGGGTCCGCAACGGGGAAGGAAAGGCCGCTCCACTCGGGCAGGTGCATCGTCACCGCCGTCTCTCCGGCAAACAGCGGTGTTCCGGACGCGAGAGCATCGGCAACGCGGTCGGTACGGACAATCGCCAGTGCCTTGGTGCCGTTGACGGTCCCGAGTGCGCCAAATGGCTTTCCACCTGCCGTCATAGCCGTGCCGCTGGCGGGAAGGTTGCCATCCGCTTCAACGATCACAACGCGACGACGCGCTGTTCCACGGTGTTTCATGCGCGAGACGACTTCCTGACCTACAAAGCAGCCCTTCTTGAAGGAAACGCCGTCATTGACGTCCATCAGCACATCATGCGGAAAAGCGTCCTGCAGGGCGTAATCGTCACCGGATTCGACAA
Coding sequences within it:
- a CDS encoding HD family hydrolase, producing MAPAKSPRAWQRMLSGRRLDLLDPSPLDVEIADIAHGLARVARWNGQTKGDHAFSVAQHCLVVEAIFCLMCTDATPEDMQMALLHDAPEYVIGDMISPFKSVVGGGYKSVEKRLEAAIHLRFGLPPHPTRDLKDLIKKADTAAAYFEATELAGFSIPEAQKFFGTPRGLTRDMLDIVPLPAIEAQRLFVERFETIEALRNTHKSGAA
- a CDS encoding mechanosensitive ion channel family protein, which produces MEQQATDIIVASQAALRQASAMAVQYSFSVVGALLLLIVGWLAATFLQRWAFQGLSRIRGFDATLAGFFAGAIRYVILVLVIVMVLGQFGVQTASILAALGAAGLAIGLALQGTLQNIAAGIMLLVLRPFRVGEYIETSTVNGTIIEIGLFATELKTSEGLYRLAPNSTLWNVPITNYSRFPSRRHELSLTVKNDEDLADAQDMLMKVVRSESRVLLDPAPVVFVDSINADGATLKLRYWVRSENFFTTTRDVTKAMKLAFNVWKAEINAQTA
- a CDS encoding protein tyrosine phosphatase yields the protein MTAIVVSPLSRIAEMAVRHKSREMVTLIAKEQSFHRPAVISAERHLTLAMNDITFKGTGDLVAPDDAHIQRLIDFAAGWDQSAPLLVHCWMGVSRSPAAAVIAALSLFPDQDEKALAARLRAASPYATPNARIIEIGDRLLGRDGRLVAAIKAIGRGADTDGNVPFVLPLVD